A window of the Cannabis sativa cultivar Pink pepper isolate KNU-18-1 chromosome X, ASM2916894v1, whole genome shotgun sequence genome harbors these coding sequences:
- the LOC115722381 gene encoding phospholipase D delta, translating into MVEDKPESVVYLHGDLDLKIIEARCLPNMDLVSERVRRFFAAFKTCHSPFSSSHKHKVHRNIITSDPYVTVCLAGARVARTRVISNNQNPKWNERFKIPLAHPVSHIEFYVKDNDMFGADLIGVASVSAQKILTGEAISDWFPVIGSLGKPPKPNSAIKIEMRFTKCDDNPMYRFGISSDPDNYGIRNCYFPVRQGGSVTLYQDAHFPDSMGNKIELDNGALFKQEKCWEDICHAILEAHHMVYIAGWSIYHKVKLVREPTKPLPSGGNLNLGELLKYKSQEGVRVLLLVWDDKTSHSKFFLNTTGVMQTHDEETRKFFKHSSVTCVLSPRYASSKLSIFKQQVVGTLFTHHQKCVIVDSQAPGNYRKVTAFIGGLDLCDGRYDTPQHRLFRDLDTVFQDDYHNPTFSAGTKGPRQPWHDLHCKIEGPAAYDVLKNFEQRWRKATKWSKLGQHFKRVSYWHDDALIKLDRISWILSPSPGIPNDDPALWVSKEDDPENWHVQVFRSIDSGSLKGFPKDIYVAEAQNLVCAKNLVIDQSIQTAYIQAIRAAQHFIYIENQYFIGSSYAWPAYKDAGADNLIPVELALKIASKIRSKERFAVYIVMPMWPEGVPSSATVQEILFWQGQTMQMMYEVVAEELKSMHIENAHPQDYLNFYCLGNREELPKGETPNHTSKGGDTVSASQKFQRFMIYVHAKGMIVDDEYVIIGSANINQRSMAGSRDTEIAMGAYQPYHTWGKRKRHPHGQVYGYRMSLWAEHLGVVEDGFKEPESLDCVKRVNQIAQVNWENFVAEEFAPLQGHLIKYPVEVDANGKVGPLPGRETFPDVGGKVLGCRSNLPDALTT; encoded by the exons ATGGTGGAAGACAAGCCAGAGTCCGTGGTTTACCTCCACGGTGACCTTGATTTGAAAATCATAGAGGCACGGTGCTTGCCGAATATGGATTTGGTCTCGGAGCGTGTTCGCCGATTTTTCGCAGCTTTCAAAACTTGCCATTCGCCATTTTCAAGCAGTCACAAGCATAAGGTTCACCGGAATATAATCACCAGCGATCCCTACGTCACCGTCTGCCTTGCCGGAGCAAGAGTTGCTCGAACTCGCGTCATCTCCAATAACCAGAACCCCAAATGGAACGAGCGCTTCAAGATTCCTTTGGCACATCCAGTCTCTCACATTGAGTTCTATGTTAAAGACAACGACATGTTCGGAGCCGATCTGATCGGAGTTGCGTCGGTCTCTGCTCAGAAAATATTAACCGGCGAGGCGATTAGCGATTGGTTCCCAGTGATCGGCTCATTAGGGAAACCGCCCAAACCCAACTCCGCTATCAAAATCGAGATGAGATTTACAAAATGCGACGACAACCCAATGTATCGCTTCGGCATATCGTCCGATCCAGACAATTACGGAATCAGAAATTGCTATTTTCCGGTCAGGCAAGGAGGGTCGGTGACGCTGTATCAGGATGCCCATTTTCCGGATTCGATGGGCAACAAAATTGAATTGGATAATGGGGCTCTGTTCAAGCAGGAAAAGTGTTGGGAGGACATTTGTCACGCCATTTTAGAGGCCCATCATATGGTTTACATTGCTGGTTGGTCAATCTATCACAAGGTGAAGCTGGTGCGAGAGCCAACTAAGCCATTGCCTAGTGGTGGGAATTTGAATTTGGGGGAATTGCTCAAGTATAAATCCCAAGAAGGAGTACGAGTTCTTCTTCTTGTTTGGGATGATAAGACTTCACATAGCAAATTTTTTCTCAATACG ACTGGAGTTATGCAAACTCATGATGAAGAGACCCGCAAGTTTTTCAAGCACTCGTCTGTTACATGTGTGTTGTCACCTAGATATGCCAGCAGTAAGCTTAGCATTTTCAAGCAACAG GTCGTTGGAACCCTCTTTACGCATCATCAGAAATGTGTAATTGTGGATTCACAAGCACCGGGGAATTACAGGAAGGTAACTGCCTTTATAGGAGGTCTGGATCTTTGTGATGGCCGCTATGACACACCTCAGCATCGACTATTTCGTGATCTTGACACTGTATTTCAGGATGATTATCACAATCCAACTTTTTCT GCTGGAACTAAGGGTCCAAGGCAACCATGGCATGATTTACATTGCAAAATTGAAGGTCCTGCAGCATATGATGTGCTTAAAAATTTTGAGCAACGTTGGAGAAAAGCTACAAAATGGTCAAAATTGGGGCAACATTTTAAGCGGGTTTCTTATTGGCATGATGATGCTTTGATAAAGTTGGATCGCATATCTTGGATTCTTAGTCCTTCTCCTGGAATTCCCAATGATGATCCTGCATTATGGGTTTCCAAGGAAGATGATCCTGAAAACTGGCATGTTCAG GTTTTCAGATCTATAGATTCAGGATCTTTGAAAGGATTTCCTAAAGATATTTATGTAGCAGAGGCTCAG AATCTTGTCTGTGCAAAAAACTTGGTTATAGATCAGAGCATTCAAACAGCATACATCCAAGCAATCAGAGCTGCACAACATTTCATTTATATTGAGAATCAATATTTTATCGGGTCATCGTATGCATGGCCTGCTTACAAAGATGCAG GTGCTGATAATTTAATCCCCGTCGAGTTGGCTTTAAAGATTGCTAGTAAAATAAGATCCAAAGAGAGATTTGCTGTGTATATTGTGATGCCAATGTGGCCTGAAGGTGTACCATCTTCGGCTACAGTGCAAGAAATACTATTTTGGcag GGACAAACAATGCAAATGATGTATGAAGTTGTAGCAGAAGAATTGAAATCCATGCACATTGAGAATGCACATCCACAGGACTATCTAAACTTTTACTGTCTTGGTAATCGAGAGGAATTGCCCAAAGGAGAGACACCTAACCATACTTCAAAGGGCGGAGACACG GTTTCAGCCTCACAAAAGTTTCAACGATTTATGATCTATGTTCATGCCAAAGGTATGATAGTAGACGATGAGTATGTTATAATAGGTTCAGCCAATATTAACCAAAGGTCTATGGCTGGTTCAAGAGACACTGAGATAGCCATGGGTGCATATCAGCCTTATCATACGTGGGGTAAGAGAAAACGACATCCACATGGCCAG GTGTACGGATACAGAATGTCACTTTGGGCAGAGCACTTGGGGGTGGTAGAAGATGGATTCAAAGAGCCTGAAAGTTTGGATTGTGTGAAACGAGTGAACCAAATAGCTCAAGTTAATTGGGAGAATTTCGTAGCAGAGGAGTTTGCACCATTGCAGGGTCACCTGATTAAATACCCAGTAGAGGTAGATGCTAATGGGAAGGTTGGTCCCTTGCCTGGACGAGAGACTTTCCCTGATGTTGGTGGTAAAGTGCTTGGATGCCGTTCTAACCTTCCTGATGCTCTAACTACATGA
- the LOC115722357 gene encoding plastocyanin → MATMTSASVTIPSFTGLKVTAGSTKMMNTTTGVKVVSTPVAKMSLIKASLKDVGVIVAATAASAILASSAMAQDVLLGSSDGGLVFEPNNFTISSGDKIVFKNNAGFPHNVVFDEDEVPSGVDASKISMSEEDLLNAPGETYAVTLTEKGSYSFYCAPHQGAGMVGKVTVN, encoded by the coding sequence ATGGCCACCATGACATCTGCATCAGTCACCATCCCATCATTCACCGGCCTCAAGGTCACCGCCGGCTCCACCAAAATGATGAACACCACCACTGGTGTTAAAGTAGTCAGCACCCCAGTGGCGAAGATGAGCTTGATCAAGGCTTCGCTCAAGGACGTGGGTGTTATTGTGGCTGCAACCGCAGCTAGCGCCATACTTGCGAGCAGCGCCATGGCTCAGGACGTTTTGTTGGGAAGCAGTGACGGTGGGCTGGTATTCGAGCCTAACAACTTCACCATCAGCTCTGGAGATAAGATTGTGTTCAAGAACAATGCTGGGTTCCCTCACAACGTTGTTTTCGACGAGGACGAGGTTCCAAGTGGTGTGGACGCATCAAAGATTTCCATGTCTGAGGAAGACCTTCTTAACGCCCCTGGAGAGACCTACGCTGTTACTTTGACTGAGAAAGGTTCTTACTCCTTCTACTGTGCTCCTCACCAGGGAGCTGGTATGGTTGGCAAAGTCActgttaattaa